A stretch of DNA from Schizosaccharomyces osmophilus chromosome 2, complete sequence:
TATTTATTGTGAATTCTGCTAGTATCGTCTCTATGTGCATTCGCGCCATTTTAATGATTGTGAACTTGTGCAGCAGCAGTTATAGTCTTGCAGTTATGTATGGATTTGCTTTTGAGCTTGTTGGTCAATATGTTCACGTATTTGATATTCTAGTTATGATCATCGGTACGATTATCATCGTTACGGCGGAAATTAGTATGCTCTTGCAAGTTCGTATCATATGTGCACACGACAGGAAGACTCAAAGAATTGTGACTTGTATTAGTTCTGCTTTATCTCTTATAGTAGTGGCTTTTTGGTTTACCGATATGTGTCAGCAAATCAAATACCTTTTGTGGTTGACTCCATATAACAACCATCAGATTTCTGGATATTATTGGGTCTACTTTGTCGGCaagattctttttgctgTTAGCATCATCTTTCACAGTGCAATCTTCTCGTACAAGCTGTTCCATGCGATACAGATTCGAAAGAAGATTGgtcaatttccttttggcCCTATGCAGTGTATTTTAATTATTAGCTGCCAATGTCTATTCGTACCTGCTATCTTTACTATCGTCGATAGTTTTGTTCACACTTATAATGGCTTCAGTTCTATGACCCAATGTCTATTGATTATTTCGCTCCCGCTTTCCAGCTTATGGGCATCCAGCACAGCATTGAAGCTTCAAACTCTAAAGAGCACAACTTCTCCTGGTGATACGACACAGGTTTCCATCCGCGTGGATAGAACATACGACATTAAACGCATTCCTACTGAAGAGCTTTCCAGTGTTGATGAGACTGACCTCAAGAAATGGCCCTAAATTGACTCTTTATGTTTTCCCATATCCTCTTTTTTATACACACACAACACaacctttttctctttttttttttgaattttgtaaaagagACTTTGCGATTCTACTTAGATTCATTGATGTTGCTTAAGTTTTATGTGTCTTTCAAGTTACGAAAAATTTATGCAGGCTTATGAACCACTTTGTTCTAATTAACTTAATTTATATCTAATCTAAtctaatttattttattttcttacTTTAGTTCAATTCAGCTCAATTGTCTGTTGGTAATATGTGATGTGGTATGGGAGAAGTATCTAGCTAAAATCCGTAGTTAGGGAaatgattcttcctttctgGGAGTAACTACTTGTTAGACTCAAagctgtttgttttttgacaGTGGAGATTCCTTGTGGCTTGGTGTTTGCTTCTCGTGCCTTCTACCTTgtattttttgcttctccGGCTTGATGAAAGTTCTTTATTTGGTTTCATTCTTTGTTGTCTTCGTTCGGTAGACTTTCCATGCATCAGCAAAGTCCTCAAATAGGCTGGTGCGAACCGTTCGTGAACATTTGCTACAGGGAATTGTTGAGTTTTCTCCTTAAGCTAACTGTCATACGGTCTATTCACCTTGAAATCTTGATTTTactgcttttattttatttctatagATGGCAACACTAAGTAACGATATAAGTGacatttattttcttatgGCTTATGATGATATTATGGAAAAGCCTGTAGCTGTAGCTAAAGGCCTCCAAAATGGAATCCTGATCTTACTTGGTCCTTCATTGCgtattgtttacttttccttcttccataTTAAGCTacaagttttgttttcatcgTTGCAGAAAAAGGAGGCATTACACATTAGAGGCCGCCTACTACGAATAACCATTTTCTCCACCTTCAAATCCttataataaatatgaGTCTTTTTCTCTGTGTTTTTTAGACCTTCTCCTTGTTCAAATCACATAGAAACTGTTGGTaaataatcaataaaaaaattttttttattgattatttACCAATGCAGTTGCGTTGGATAGCGTTATTAGAGTTTTAGTAAGTACCATGTAGTCTGGAAAGCCTCATTTACTCTCGCAATTTGATGGAGGATGGAGTGACGATACTGAACGGTAGCATTCACATACCCTTTACCAACAAGAAGCCAAGtgtgttttgaaaaattcgCCGTTCATTATGGCATCTGCTCCCATTGTATTAGATAATGGTACTGGATTTGTCAAGGTAAGGCTGATTTCCCAAAGTTGGAGGATATGCTGTGCTGACTGAAGAACAACGTAGGTCGGGTACGCCAAAGACAACTTTCCGCGTCAtcaatttccttcaattgtAGGTAGACCAATTTTGCgtgctgaagaaaaaacaggAGATATTCAAATTAAAGATGTTATGGTTGGTGATGAAGCAGAGGCTGTGAGATCACTGCTGCAAGTGAAGTATCCCATGGAAAATGGTATTATCCgtgattttgaagaaatgaataatTTGTGGGATTATACGTTCCATGATAAACTAAAAATTGACACAAGTGGTCAAAAAATTCTGTTAACGGAACCTCCAATGAATCCTGTTGCGAATCGTGAAAAAATGTGCGAAACCATGTTTGAACGATACAACTTCGGCGGTGTGTATGTTGCCATTCAAGCAGTTTTGTCCCTTTATGCCCAGGGCTTGAGTAGTGGTGTGGTCGTTGATTCCGGTGACGGTGTCACACACGTTGTTCCTGTCTACGAAAGTGTTGTCCTGAATCACCTTGTTGGTCGTTTGGACGTTGCAGGAAGAGACGCTACTCGCTACCTTAtcaatttgcttttgcgAAAAGGATATGCTTTTAACCGTACCGCGGATTTTGAAACGGTTCgtgaaatgaaagaaaaactttgttATGTCAGTTACGATCTCGAGCTTGATCACAAGCTCAGTGAAGAGACCACTGTTTTGATGCGTAACTATACTTTGCCAGATGGACGTGTCATTAAAGTGGGCTCGGAACGTTTTGAATGTCCCGAATGCTTATTCCAACCTCATCTTGTTGGTAGCGAACAACCCGGCTTAAGTGAATTTATTTTCGATACGATCCAAGCCGCTGATGTTGATGTGCGCAAGTATCTGTACCGTGCTATTGTTCTTTCAGGTGGTAGCAGTATGTACGCTGGCTTGCCTTCTCGACTGGAAAAAGAGATTAAGCAGCTCTGGTTTGATCGTGTGCTTCACGGTGATCCATCTCGTTTGCCAAACTTCAAGGTGAAAATTGAAGATGCTCCTCGCCGTCGCCATGCTGTATTTATCGGTGGTGCCGTGCTTGCCGATATTATGGCTCAGAATGATCATATGTGGgtttcaaaacaagaatggGAAGAGTATGGTGTCCGTGCTCTTGATAAATTGGGACCTCGTACTACTTAAAATGTGAATTCTAATTATGTAtcctttttgcttttttctgACCTGAGAGAAAACCCTTGTGtcaaaattgtttttaccTGTCTTTTACGAATGATGTGTAGTTGCATCTGTCTTTTGCTCTGAGATGAGATCTAAGATCGTTAAAATCTTATCTTTCTATTTCCTGTGTGTAATTCTTCATCGATCTGACACTAGCGTTTCTTTAGTTTCAAATATTGAGGCGTATATAGATTTAATGACCAGATTACTATTATGATTACAATCTTTACAAACGAAACACCGTGGTTCGAGCACTGTTGTTGCTGAACAGCAATGCTACAGGCTACTACAAACGTCAAACTAATTCAATTACAACTGTAATACAAATTAATTCAATATGACAAAGGATTCGTAAGGAAGAGGATTAAAAATGTATGCAACAATtatcattaaaaagaaaaagaatagagctgaagaaataaataaataaacaaacaatatCGACAAAATATCGACAAATATcgacaaaaaagaataataaaaaccATCATATCTCCCTCCAGTCATACCGGAGCTGAGCataatgaaagaaacaaggatagaagaataaatcgtaggagaaagaaagaaaaacgaatgaaaataatgcGAAAGAACAAagtgtttcaaaaaagcaatctGTTGAAAGAAAGTGTATGTTGCAAACATTCCAGTAAGGAATGTTTTACACCAGATAATCAAGAATTTCTTAATCATCCGGCATTGTATGGTTTGTCGGTCATCTTCATCAACTAATTATCGCCTAACCAGTCCTTCACAACCAACATTGCTGAATATAGATCCTTAGCGACTGCTATATTCCCTTTCGAATGAAGACCCTGTAACCAGTCAAGCTCGTATTTGCCAAATTCGGACTCATAATCATTTATTATGTACACATGCTTTAAATTTGCATAAGTAGCAAGGAGATGCAATTGAAATTTATCCGTTATAAAGTAAGGGGACTCACTTACTAAAAGTTGTGCATAATCAAGCATTTGGGTTGCTTGCTCAACGAGAGTAGTATTGA
This window harbors:
- the mam2 gene encoding pheromone p-factor receptor Mam2; this encodes MREPWWKNYHILNGTQIQNQNISILSTQGNIEVPLSIIDGDERNRILTGMTISVQLALGVLIMVMSILLSSPEKRRTPVFIVNSASIVSMCIRAILMIVNLCSSSYSLAVMYGFAFELVGQYVHVFDILVMIIGTIIIVTAEISMLLQVRIICAHDRKTQRIVTCISSALSLIVVAFWFTDMCQQIKYLLWLTPYNNHQISGYYWVYFVGKILFAVSIIFHSAIFSYKLFHAIQIRKKIGQFPFGPMQCILIISCQCLFVPAIFTIVDSFVHTYNGFSSMTQCLLIISLPLSSLWASSTALKLQTLKSTTSPGDTTQVSIRVDRTYDIKRIPTEELSSVDETDLKKWP
- the arp2 gene encoding ARP2/3 actin-organizing complex subunit Arp2, translating into MASAPIVLDNGTGFVKVGYAKDNFPRHQFPSIVGRPILRAEEKTGDIQIKDVMVGDEAEAVRSLLQVKYPMENGIIRDFEEMNNLWDYTFHDKLKIDTSGQKILLTEPPMNPVANREKMCETMFERYNFGGVYVAIQAVLSLYAQGLSSGVVVDSGDGVTHVVPVYESVVLNHLVGRLDVAGRDATRYLINLLLRKGYAFNRTADFETVREMKEKLCYVSYDLELDHKLSEETTVLMRNYTLPDGRVIKVGSERFECPECLFQPHLVGSEQPGLSEFIFDTIQAADVDVRKYLYRAIVLSGGSSMYAGLPSRLEKEIKQLWFDRVLHGDPSRLPNFKVKIEDAPRRRHAVFIGGAVLADIMAQNDHMWVSKQEWEEYGVRALDKLGPRTT